Proteins from a genomic interval of Geodermatophilus obscurus DSM 43160:
- a CDS encoding VOC family protein, with protein MTTGIRTVIYPVSDLTRAKTLFGALLGAEPVVDAPYYAQFDADGQAIGLDPHGHRHGQSGPVAYWHVDDVATSLAALVQAGAETVQDPTDVGGGLLVALARDGDGNLIGLRQAG; from the coding sequence ATGACGACCGGGATCCGCACCGTCATCTACCCCGTGAGCGACCTGACCCGCGCGAAGACGCTGTTCGGCGCCCTGCTCGGTGCCGAACCGGTGGTGGACGCGCCGTACTACGCCCAGTTCGACGCCGACGGCCAGGCGATCGGCCTCGACCCGCACGGCCACCGGCACGGGCAGTCGGGTCCGGTCGCGTACTGGCACGTGGACGACGTCGCGACGAGCCTCGCCGCTCTCGTGCAGGCCGGCGCCGAGACGGTGCAGGACCCCACCGACGTCGGCGGCGGCCTCCTCGTCGCCCTGGCCAGGGACGGTGACGGCAACCTGATCGGCCTGCGCCAGGCGGGCTGA
- a CDS encoding carotenoid oxygenase family protein encodes MTDRPMLDRSPFLQGPYAPVTEEITAFDLPVTGRLPAGLDGRYLRNGPNPLGSDDPGSHWFLGAGMVHGVRLRDGRAEWYRNRWVRSRHVAEALGERWPGGPVHAGMDFAANTHVIAHAGRTLATVEAGALPYELTDELDTVGPCDFDGTLPGGYAAHTKLDRRTGELHAVAYFWGWDHLQHVVLGPDGRVSGTTDVPVVDGPMVHDFALTERYVVLLDLPVTFSMDAAAAGSQLPYTWNPSHQPRVGLLPRAGTTRAVRWFEVDPCWVFHTLNAYDDGDRVVVDLCRYEGSFDVSALGSGGPLTLERWTVDPTARRVARQCLDDRPQEFPRVDDRVLSRAHRYGYSAATGQVDRGTVQMDGTFQDAAFADALLKHDLLAGTVEEHRFPRNAAIGEAVFAPSTPDADEDDGHVMAFVHDPDRGATDLVVLAAQDFAGPPVATVHLPARVPLGFHGSWIVDG; translated from the coding sequence ATGACCGACCGCCCGATGCTCGACCGCAGCCCGTTCCTCCAGGGGCCGTATGCGCCGGTGACGGAGGAGATCACGGCGTTCGACCTGCCGGTGACCGGGCGCCTGCCCGCCGGGCTGGACGGGCGCTACCTGCGCAACGGGCCCAACCCGCTGGGCTCGGACGATCCCGGCTCGCACTGGTTCCTCGGTGCCGGCATGGTGCACGGGGTCCGGCTGCGCGACGGCAGGGCCGAGTGGTACCGCAACCGCTGGGTCCGGTCGCGGCACGTGGCCGAAGCGCTGGGGGAGAGGTGGCCGGGTGGGCCCGTGCACGCCGGCATGGACTTCGCCGCCAACACCCACGTCATCGCCCACGCCGGGCGCACCCTGGCCACCGTCGAGGCCGGCGCGCTGCCGTACGAGCTCACCGACGAGCTCGACACCGTGGGCCCGTGCGACTTCGACGGCACGCTGCCCGGCGGCTACGCGGCGCACACCAAGCTCGACCGGCGGACCGGTGAGCTGCACGCCGTCGCCTACTTCTGGGGCTGGGACCACCTGCAGCACGTCGTCCTCGGTCCCGACGGCAGGGTCAGCGGCACCACCGACGTCCCGGTCGTGGACGGGCCGATGGTGCACGACTTCGCCCTGACCGAGAGGTATGTGGTCCTGCTCGACCTGCCGGTCACCTTCAGCATGGACGCGGCGGCCGCCGGCTCGCAGTTGCCCTACACCTGGAACCCGTCCCACCAGCCCCGCGTCGGCCTGCTGCCCCGGGCGGGAACGACCCGCGCTGTCCGCTGGTTCGAGGTGGACCCGTGCTGGGTCTTCCACACGCTCAACGCCTACGACGACGGCGACCGGGTCGTCGTCGACCTGTGCCGCTACGAGGGCTCGTTCGACGTGTCGGCCCTGGGCAGCGGGGGCCCGCTCACGCTGGAGCGCTGGACGGTCGACCCGACCGCCCGACGGGTGGCCCGGCAGTGCCTCGACGACCGCCCGCAGGAGTTCCCGCGCGTCGACGACCGGGTCCTCTCCCGGGCGCACCGCTACGGCTACAGCGCGGCGACGGGGCAGGTCGACCGGGGCACCGTGCAGATGGACGGGACGTTCCAGGACGCCGCCTTCGCCGATGCGCTGCTCAAGCACGACCTGCTCGCCGGAACGGTCGAGGAGCACCGCTTCCCGAGGAACGCCGCGATCGGCGAGGCCGTGTTCGCCCCGTCGACGCCGGACGCGGACGAGGACGACGGCCACGTCATGGCCTTCGTGCACGACCCCGACCGCGGGGCCACCGACCTGGTGGTCCTGGCGGCACAGGACTTCGCCGGCCCCCCGGTCGCCACCGTCCACCTCCCGGCGCGGGTCCCGCTCGGCTTCCACGGCAGCTGGATCGTCGACGGGTGA
- a CDS encoding helix-turn-helix transcriptional regulator: MSRTTRRHAAWLELVGDILQGQPGALEFPHAQVADLLLESFDAACCSLNVVDRAWVDHVVGGWPVGFLPMTPPSGVLPDATTHPLIRWYAVTGSSAPQILGRVPRAVAGPRLRAEWSAFARPFGITHQLALPLRVGQGIESYVVSRPDDDYDDADADLAALVVPALAALVRQHRVLRDVPAEQYDCAYGIRLTRREFAVLRLLGEGLTAQAIARRLRTSPRTVHKHLEHLYRKLGVRDRLMAVQRARDAGLLTVPPAPGGRRGTPDPTLLIPSPRNGDDLPVATAPTSAPTPRPAG; the protein is encoded by the coding sequence GTGTCGCGCACCACGAGGCGTCATGCAGCGTGGCTGGAGCTCGTCGGCGACATCCTGCAGGGGCAGCCCGGGGCACTCGAGTTCCCCCACGCGCAGGTGGCGGATTTGCTCCTGGAGTCCTTCGATGCGGCCTGCTGCTCGCTGAACGTCGTCGACCGCGCCTGGGTGGACCACGTCGTCGGAGGCTGGCCGGTCGGCTTCCTGCCGATGACGCCGCCGTCCGGTGTCCTCCCCGACGCCACCACGCACCCGCTCATCCGCTGGTACGCCGTCACGGGCAGTTCTGCACCCCAGATCCTGGGCCGGGTGCCGCGCGCGGTCGCCGGTCCGAGGCTGCGCGCCGAGTGGTCGGCCTTCGCCCGTCCCTTCGGTATCACCCACCAGCTCGCGCTGCCCCTCCGAGTGGGGCAGGGGATCGAGTCGTACGTCGTCAGCCGTCCCGACGACGACTACGACGACGCCGATGCCGACCTGGCTGCCCTGGTCGTGCCGGCACTGGCTGCGCTCGTCCGCCAGCACCGGGTGCTCCGTGACGTGCCGGCGGAGCAGTACGACTGCGCCTACGGCATCCGCTTGACGAGACGCGAATTCGCCGTCCTCAGGCTCCTCGGGGAGGGGCTCACCGCTCAGGCGATCGCCCGCCGCCTGAGGACCTCCCCCCGGACGGTGCACAAGCACCTCGAACACCTGTACCGCAAGCTCGGCGTGCGCGACAGGCTGATGGCGGTCCAACGAGCCCGCGACGCCGGCCTCCTGACCGTGCCTCCAGCGCCCGGTGGACGACGCGGGACTCCGGATCCCACCCTGCTGATCCCCTCCCCCCGCAACGGGGACGACCTCCCCGTTGCGACGGCGCCGACGAGCGCTCCCACCCCCCGCCCCGCTGGATGA
- a CDS encoding AfsR/SARP family transcriptional regulator, translating into MDRPSAPCVTLLDGFNLEVTGRDRRSTAGLPRGVQRLVAHLCLSHGPTRTATAGHLWPDVPEAHAHGSLRSALWRLNKVAPGLIEVSGSALRLAAGVRVDVRDLNDWAQRAIAPPGGADDVAVPDAALLGDLLPGWYDDWVLLERERLRQLRMQALEAVAARLAFLGRHCEALEAAYAAVRAEPLRESAHRTVVRVHLAQGNLAEALRAYDFFRTLVNEELGVLPTEQMTRLVQDIPRVRRALHAERPAPGGVVSRPGAVIASRAGRRPT; encoded by the coding sequence GTGGACCGTCCATCAGCTCCCTGTGTCACGTTGCTCGACGGCTTCAACCTCGAGGTCACCGGCCGCGACCGGCGGTCGACCGCCGGCCTGCCACGTGGCGTGCAGCGCTTGGTCGCACACCTGTGTCTGTCCCACGGGCCGACCCGGACCGCGACGGCCGGCCACCTGTGGCCTGACGTGCCGGAGGCACATGCGCACGGGAGTCTGCGGTCGGCGCTGTGGCGGCTCAACAAGGTGGCGCCCGGCCTGATCGAGGTGTCGGGGAGTGCACTCCGGCTGGCGGCAGGCGTCCGTGTCGACGTCCGGGACCTGAACGACTGGGCGCAGCGGGCGATCGCTCCGCCCGGGGGTGCCGACGACGTCGCGGTCCCGGACGCAGCGCTCCTCGGCGATCTCCTGCCCGGCTGGTACGACGACTGGGTCCTCCTCGAACGCGAGCGGCTGCGCCAGCTCCGCATGCAGGCGCTGGAGGCGGTGGCGGCGAGACTCGCCTTCCTCGGCCGCCACTGCGAAGCCCTGGAGGCCGCTTATGCCGCGGTCCGCGCCGAACCACTGCGGGAGAGCGCCCACCGGACGGTGGTCCGTGTCCACCTGGCCCAGGGGAACCTGGCGGAGGCCCTCCGGGCCTACGACTTCTTCCGGACGCTGGTGAACGAGGAGCTGGGCGTGCTCCCGACGGAGCAGATGACCCGCCTGGTCCAGGACATACCGCGGGTCCGCCGGGCGCTCCACGCGGAGCGCCCGGCTCCCGGAGGAGTCGTGAGCCGGCCCGGCGCGGTGATCGCCTCGAGGGCCGGACGACGTCCGACGTGA
- a CDS encoding DUF6463 family protein has protein sequence MLPRSPGWWLQCLGLVHAVVGVVLYRQPLTQIARDRFVNSVPDLGDRATAFWFMVAAPTLWLGGRLLRSAESLGDLAAQRTAGGILTVTGVVGSAVMPTSGFWGVAAVGISSLRRSTRRR, from the coding sequence GTGCTGCCCCGATCACCTGGATGGTGGCTGCAGTGCCTCGGTCTGGTGCACGCGGTCGTCGGCGTGGTGCTGTACCGGCAGCCGCTGACGCAGATCGCCCGGGACAGGTTCGTCAACTCCGTGCCGGACCTGGGTGACAGGGCCACCGCGTTCTGGTTCATGGTCGCAGCGCCGACCCTGTGGCTCGGCGGACGGCTTCTCCGATCCGCCGAGTCGCTCGGTGACCTCGCCGCCCAGCGCACCGCGGGCGGGATCCTCACCGTGACCGGCGTCGTGGGTTCGGCGGTGATGCCCACCAGCGGCTTCTGGGGAGTGGCAGCGGTGGGCATCTCATCGCTGCGCCGGAGCACCCGGCGCAGGTAG
- a CDS encoding M14 family metallopeptidase, producing MVLTVERFRGRPVPALLVLLLALGMLAGTGTTAHAGPASGGEGSVAYTGELTPEQLDLVLDSGLDRREVLTAPGAAPGSVRVEVVLGERRADALMAQGVPLQARTATAQTSATTAGVFRPWSGAGGLREEFVALAAAHPDLVEQVVIGRSVTGQEILAFKVTTDAPRVPDGHRPAVLYVSTQHAREWITPEMTRRLMRHVLDGYRTDTGLRELLERTELWFVPVANPDGYDHTFSTDRLWRKNLQDNDGDGVITEVDGVDPNRNFPTRWGYDDEGSSPSPDSEAYRGPAPSSEPETRALDGLMRRVGFEFLVNYHSAAELLLYGTGWQVATPTPDDVVYEALAGDDADPAVPGYDPDISAELYTTNGETTEHAQEAYGTLAFTPEMATCQTASAADPGDAFEPDACGSVFEFPDSEPLVQAEFDKNLPFALAVARSAQDPSNPVSVVGRTVPDFVLDPFPVSYGTPQTVAVTARRDLRDVELRYRVDGGPEERATVREWAGGERYGDEGDTYYAEFRGEVRGARVGQDVEVWFTGVRPGLGPVTSERFGYTVEHDGGSVVVLANEDYEGFNPGEPGATTAPRYAQQYVDALTDAGVDSAVWDVSAQGVPHDLGVLGHFHSVVWYLGDNRLTQDAEDVLTDVLGAPLEDAAVAERQQFLTLAVRDYLNGGGTLALAGETAGYHGALGTGLGGVYYGLDGAPDQDCVVTADPFSDCLLLADDFVQYYLGAFTRSPRAAPEFLDGTGAPIGGTSTELAATPSNPIDEAGTFLPTSAVLPPNRFPQFASAVSGEYRGGPPGNLETFEGDWFAAAAHADSSYMRLSRTVDLTGVPAAQTPTLEFALSHDVETGYDNVIVEARPVGTDDWTTLPEVGGLSDSEPPTGCETGLLLQRHPFLSHYLTGGDTCQPTGTTGAWHRITGTSAGWQQVGFDLSAYGGGQVEVAISYVTDPAVGGAGVFVDRTRLVIGGTAADPQGFETDLAPWTVPSAPAGSPTNVGDFVRAQSQVGAAITTEDTVLLGFGIEQVPDPAARAALLGGIVRGLTSASPTAG from the coding sequence ATGGTGCTCACGGTTGAACGCTTCCGCGGCAGGCCCGTTCCTGCTCTCCTGGTCCTGCTGCTCGCGCTGGGGATGCTGGCCGGCACCGGGACCACCGCGCACGCCGGTCCCGCGTCCGGTGGCGAGGGTTCGGTCGCCTACACGGGCGAGCTGACGCCCGAGCAGCTGGACCTGGTGCTGGACAGCGGGCTCGACCGCCGCGAGGTGCTGACCGCGCCTGGTGCCGCTCCCGGCTCGGTACGGGTGGAGGTCGTGCTCGGCGAGCGCAGGGCGGACGCCCTGATGGCGCAGGGCGTGCCGCTGCAGGCACGGACGGCGACGGCGCAGACCTCGGCCACGACGGCCGGTGTCTTCCGGCCGTGGAGCGGTGCGGGCGGGCTGCGTGAGGAGTTCGTCGCGCTCGCGGCGGCGCACCCGGACCTGGTGGAGCAGGTCGTGATCGGCCGATCCGTCACCGGGCAGGAGATCCTCGCGTTCAAGGTGACCACGGATGCCCCACGGGTGCCCGACGGTCATCGCCCCGCGGTGCTGTACGTCTCGACCCAGCACGCCCGCGAGTGGATCACCCCGGAGATGACCCGGCGGCTGATGCGCCACGTACTCGACGGCTACCGCACCGACACCGGACTCCGCGAACTGCTGGAGCGCACCGAGCTGTGGTTCGTCCCCGTGGCGAACCCGGACGGCTACGACCACACGTTCAGCACCGACCGGCTGTGGCGCAAGAACCTGCAGGACAACGACGGCGACGGCGTGATCACCGAGGTCGACGGCGTCGACCCCAACCGCAACTTCCCGACCCGCTGGGGCTACGACGACGAGGGCTCGTCCCCGTCGCCGGACAGCGAGGCCTACCGTGGCCCGGCGCCGTCGTCCGAACCCGAGACGCGCGCCCTCGACGGACTCATGCGCCGGGTCGGCTTCGAGTTCCTCGTCAACTACCACTCGGCGGCGGAACTGCTGCTCTACGGCACCGGCTGGCAGGTCGCCACCCCGACGCCCGACGACGTCGTCTACGAGGCCCTGGCCGGGGACGACGCCGATCCGGCGGTGCCCGGCTACGACCCGGACATCTCCGCCGAGCTCTACACCACCAACGGGGAGACGACCGAGCACGCGCAGGAGGCCTACGGCACCCTGGCGTTCACGCCCGAGATGGCGACGTGCCAGACGGCCAGCGCAGCCGACCCCGGCGACGCCTTCGAGCCCGACGCCTGCGGCAGCGTGTTCGAGTTCCCCGACTCGGAGCCGCTGGTCCAGGCGGAGTTCGACAAGAACCTCCCCTTCGCGCTTGCCGTGGCCCGATCGGCGCAGGACCCGTCGAACCCCGTCTCGGTCGTTGGCCGCACGGTGCCGGACTTCGTGCTCGATCCCTTCCCCGTCTCCTACGGGACCCCGCAGACGGTCGCCGTCACGGCCCGGCGGGACCTGCGCGACGTCGAGCTGCGCTATCGGGTCGACGGCGGGCCCGAAGAGCGCGCGACCGTGCGCGAGTGGGCCGGCGGCGAGCGCTACGGGGACGAGGGCGACACGTACTACGCGGAGTTCCGCGGGGAGGTCCGCGGGGCGCGCGTGGGACAGGACGTCGAGGTGTGGTTCACCGGCGTGCGGCCCGGCCTCGGCCCGGTGACCAGCGAGCGGTTCGGCTACACCGTGGAACACGACGGCGGGTCGGTCGTGGTGCTGGCCAACGAGGACTACGAGGGCTTCAACCCCGGCGAGCCGGGTGCCACCACCGCGCCCCGGTACGCGCAGCAGTACGTCGACGCGCTCACCGACGCCGGCGTCGACTCCGCCGTGTGGGACGTGTCCGCCCAGGGCGTGCCGCACGACCTCGGGGTGCTCGGCCACTTCCACAGCGTGGTCTGGTACCTCGGTGACAACCGGCTGACCCAGGACGCCGAGGACGTCCTCACCGACGTCCTCGGCGCTCCGCTGGAGGACGCGGCCGTCGCCGAACGACAGCAGTTCCTGACCCTCGCGGTCCGCGACTACCTCAACGGAGGCGGCACCCTCGCGCTCGCCGGTGAGACGGCTGGCTACCACGGCGCCCTGGGCACGGGGCTCGGCGGCGTCTACTACGGCCTGGACGGCGCGCCGGACCAGGACTGCGTGGTGACGGCCGACCCGTTCAGCGACTGCCTGCTGCTCGCGGACGACTTCGTCCAGTACTACCTCGGCGCGTTCACCCGGTCGCCGCGTGCGGCGCCGGAGTTCCTGGACGGGACGGGCGCCCCGATCGGCGGCACCAGCACGGAGCTGGCGGCCACGCCGAGCAACCCGATCGACGAGGCCGGGACCTTCCTCCCCACGAGCGCCGTCCTGCCGCCGAACCGGTTCCCGCAGTTCGCGAGTGCCGTGTCCGGCGAGTACCGGGGCGGCCCGCCCGGCAACCTCGAGACCTTCGAGGGCGACTGGTTCGCCGCGGCAGCGCACGCCGACAGCTCGTACATGCGGCTCAGCCGCACCGTCGACCTCACGGGCGTCCCCGCGGCGCAGACGCCGACGCTGGAGTTCGCGCTGTCCCACGACGTGGAGACCGGGTACGACAACGTCATCGTCGAGGCCCGCCCCGTCGGCACCGATGACTGGACGACGCTGCCGGAGGTCGGCGGGCTCAGCGACAGCGAACCGCCGACGGGCTGCGAGACCGGGCTCCTGCTGCAGCGTCACCCGTTCCTCTCGCACTACCTGACCGGCGGCGACACCTGCCAGCCGACCGGGACCACAGGGGCGTGGCACCGGATCACCGGCACCTCCGCAGGCTGGCAGCAGGTCGGCTTCGACTTGTCCGCCTACGGGGGCGGGCAGGTCGAGGTGGCGATCAGCTACGTCACCGACCCGGCCGTCGGCGGGGCCGGCGTGTTCGTGGACCGGACGCGCCTGGTGATCGGTGGCACGGCCGCCGATCCGCAGGGCTTCGAGACCGACCTCGCGCCGTGGACGGTGCCCAGCGCGCCCGCCGGCAGCCCGACGAACGTCGGGGACTTCGTGCGGGCGCAGTCGCAGGTCGGGGCGGCGATCACCACCGAGGACACCGTGCTGCTCGGGTTCGGGATCGAACAGGTGCCCGACCCGGCCGCCCGCGCAGCGCTCCTCGGGGGGATCGTCCGCGGCCTCACCAGCGCGTCACCCACGGCGGGCTGA
- a CDS encoding patatin-like phospholipase family protein: MASPQVPAGRGGTAFVLGGGGVLGAAEVGMLQALFEHGVRPDLIVGTSVGAINGALVAADPAPSAVDRLRAVWEELASRQIFAGSVLARLNTLARTRTHLHPREPLRDLLEAHLPVQTFAELRVPFQCVAASIERAAERWFTDGALVEAVLASCAVPGLLPPVELDGEHYLDGGLVHSIPVGRAVALGADTVYVLHVGRIDRPLRPPTRPWEVALVAFEIARRHRFAADLAALPPGVTVHVLPSGNPAPPGAGNLRYRDFAGVPARIDQAHVAAGEYLARSGASRSGASRDGVA; the protein is encoded by the coding sequence ATGGCCTCGCCGCAGGTGCCTGCCGGCCGGGGCGGCACGGCGTTCGTCCTCGGTGGCGGCGGAGTGCTCGGCGCGGCCGAGGTCGGGATGCTGCAGGCGCTGTTCGAGCACGGCGTGCGCCCGGACCTGATCGTGGGCACGTCGGTGGGCGCGATCAACGGCGCGCTTGTCGCCGCCGACCCGGCGCCGAGCGCGGTGGACCGGTTGCGCGCCGTGTGGGAGGAGCTGGCCTCCCGGCAGATCTTCGCCGGGTCCGTGCTGGCCCGCCTGAACACCCTGGCGCGGACCCGCACCCACCTGCACCCGCGTGAGCCACTGCGGGACCTGCTCGAGGCCCACCTGCCGGTGCAGACCTTCGCCGAGCTGCGGGTCCCGTTCCAGTGCGTCGCAGCCAGCATCGAGCGGGCCGCCGAGCGCTGGTTCACCGACGGCGCACTGGTCGAGGCGGTGCTCGCCTCCTGCGCGGTACCCGGGCTGCTGCCCCCGGTGGAGCTCGACGGCGAGCACTACCTGGACGGCGGCCTGGTGCACAGCATCCCGGTCGGCCGGGCGGTCGCACTGGGTGCCGACACCGTCTACGTGCTCCACGTCGGGCGGATCGACCGCCCGCTGCGCCCGCCGACCCGGCCGTGGGAGGTCGCGCTGGTCGCCTTCGAGATCGCCCGCCGGCACCGGTTCGCCGCCGACCTGGCCGCGCTGCCGCCGGGTGTCACGGTGCACGTGCTGCCCTCGGGGAACCCTGCTCCGCCCGGAGCCGGCAACCTGCGCTACCGCGACTTCGCCGGCGTGCCCGCCCGCATCGACCAGGCCCACGTCGCGGCCGGCGAGTACCTGGCCCGGAGCGGCGCATCCCGGAGCGGGGCATCCCGGGACGGGGTGGCCTGA
- a CDS encoding lysophospholipid acyltransferase family protein has protein sequence MLPPRRVRRVTGPLLVAALVAAVALLPALVVVAVVASVFLPGRLRALRLLALALVYLALEVTGLVVAGVLWVLSGFGRRFDTPASRAAHYTVLRLLLDVLMRVAQRLFALRLVTDGESWSPLDDGTPGSTNAMVVLSRHAGPGDSFLLVHTLMNRDHLRQPRIVLKDLLQLDPLIDVYLNRLPNHFVSADPAVGYGSEEAIADLARNLGEEDALLIFPEGANFTPQRRTRAIQRLRDRGLLAAVRRAEAMRHLLPPRPGGVVAALQSAPHADVVLVAHTGLEHLSTVRDLWRSLPMDKTLHLRWWFIPAADVPRDETRLTDWLYHWWETIDAWITTTSAAAQRAPDGRGAGVPGMPDAADVLRSEPS, from the coding sequence GTGCTGCCCCCACGCCGCGTCCGCCGGGTCACCGGTCCGCTCCTCGTCGCCGCACTGGTGGCCGCGGTCGCCCTGCTGCCCGCGCTCGTGGTCGTGGCCGTGGTCGCCTCGGTCTTCCTGCCCGGCCGGCTGCGCGCGCTGCGGCTGCTGGCCCTCGCGCTCGTGTACCTCGCTCTGGAGGTGACCGGGCTGGTGGTCGCGGGGGTGCTGTGGGTGCTCAGCGGCTTCGGTCGCCGCTTCGACACCCCGGCGTCCCGGGCCGCCCACTACACCGTCCTGCGGCTGCTGCTCGACGTCCTCATGCGCGTGGCGCAGCGGCTGTTCGCACTGCGGCTGGTCACCGACGGCGAGTCCTGGTCGCCGCTGGACGACGGGACACCCGGCTCGACGAACGCCATGGTGGTGCTCTCCCGCCACGCCGGTCCGGGCGACTCGTTCCTGCTCGTGCACACGCTGATGAACCGCGACCACCTGCGCCAGCCGCGGATCGTGCTCAAGGACCTGCTGCAGCTGGACCCGTTGATCGACGTCTACCTCAACCGGCTGCCCAACCACTTCGTCTCGGCCGATCCGGCCGTGGGGTACGGCTCCGAGGAGGCGATCGCCGACCTGGCCCGGAACCTGGGTGAGGAGGACGCGCTGCTGATCTTCCCCGAGGGCGCGAACTTCACCCCGCAGCGCCGGACCCGGGCCATCCAGCGACTGCGCGACCGGGGCCTGCTGGCCGCGGTGCGCCGGGCCGAGGCGATGCGGCACCTGCTGCCGCCGCGTCCGGGCGGGGTCGTCGCGGCGCTGCAGTCGGCCCCGCACGCCGACGTCGTCCTCGTCGCGCACACCGGCCTGGAACACCTGAGCACCGTGCGCGACCTGTGGCGGAGCCTGCCCATGGACAAGACCCTGCACCTGCGCTGGTGGTTCATCCCGGCCGCCGACGTGCCGCGGGACGAGACCCGGCTGACCGACTGGCTGTACCACTGGTGGGAGACGATCGACGCCTGGATCACCACCACCTCGGCTGCCGCTCAGCGGGCACCGGACGGGCGTGGTGCCGGTGTACCGGGGATGCCCGACGCGGCCGACGTCCTCAGGAGCGAGCCGTCGTAG
- a CDS encoding GYD domain-containing protein, whose protein sequence is MPLYLTRFSYTPETWARLIDHPEDRREAARSYIESVGGTLHGFWYAFGPHDGFTLWEAPDNVSMAAVALAIGAGGALSPLETTVLMTVEETMDALRSARQVRYRPPGG, encoded by the coding sequence ATGCCGCTCTACCTGACGAGGTTCAGCTACACACCGGAGACCTGGGCCCGGCTGATCGACCACCCGGAGGACCGCCGCGAGGCCGCCCGGTCCTACATCGAGTCGGTGGGCGGCACGTTGCACGGGTTCTGGTACGCGTTCGGGCCGCATGACGGCTTCACGCTCTGGGAGGCTCCCGACAACGTGTCCATGGCCGCAGTGGCCCTGGCCATCGGTGCCGGCGGTGCGCTCAGCCCCCTGGAGACAACGGTGCTGATGACGGTCGAGGAGACGATGGACGCGCTGCGCAGCGCGCGGCAGGTCCGATACCGGCCCCCCGGGGGGTAG